From a single Brassica napus cultivar Da-Ae chromosome C9, Da-Ae, whole genome shotgun sequence genomic region:
- the LOC125593071 gene encoding F-box/LRR-repeat protein At1g48400-like isoform X1 produces MKTFSRDLISSLPDELLGKILSLVPTKEAASTSILSKRWKNLLCLVDSLCFDDSMFMYPTKEGVASCGAAHRFLDFVDKTSALLNNSPIIKKLSLSRGHVYGSRCHAAACTHDHVKLCLDRCIWTAMERGLLELHLHADTCCGIHIMQELFTCKTLVTLTLSGNHLIHVLERVFLPALKSLSMLSFSAIDHPDYCRLIDGCPVLEDLFISDADPLKPSYCGEHVESETIKRLVVFVNLPKGYHPEGTYLRAPNLVQLDYSCYVSENHWFDDLDSLVQVWLDLRLWESTYDYDYDDEDDDEAAAAADDDDDSFNDKHKVAIIGDVSHLVAGIRNITTLHLSPDSLEAFHFCCESMPMFNNLLNLSIESDKEKGWQVMPLLLNSCPNLHTLVIKGLVHRITNRCGDACACIPKKQRKILEEEKTISCLWTCQVKVLEILEYGGSFEELNQMMHFLGKLECLETVKVGVNSDKDDQIEFLRANLLTLPKASSKCDIQFS; encoded by the exons ATGAAAACGTTTTCTAGAGATTTGATAAGTAGTTTGCCAGATGAGCTTCTTGGCAAAATCCTGTCTTTGGTTCCGACAAAAGAGGCTGCTTCTACATCGATCCTGTCCAAGAGGTGGAAGAATCTGCTGTGTCTTGTAGACAGCCTTTGTTTTGATGATTCGATGTTTATGTATCCCACCAAGGAAGGAGTCGCATCATGTGGTGCAGCACATCGCTTCTTAGATTTCGTGGACAAGACTTCTGCTCTGTTAAACAATTCTCCTATCATCAAAAAATTATCTCTGTCTCGCGGACATGTATATGGCAGTCGCTGTCACGCAGCAGCGTGTACGCATGATCATGTGAAACTTTGTTTGGACCGTTGCATTTGGACTGCTATGGAGCGGGGTTTATTGGAACTACACTTGCACGCTGACACTTGTTGTGGTATTCATATAATGCAAGAGTTGTTTACGTGCAAGACATTGGTTACGCTCACACTATCCGGTAACCATCTTATTCACGTCCTTGAGCGTGTTTTTCTTCCAGCGCTCAAATCACTTTCTATGTTATCATTTTCAGCCATTGATCATCCGGACTATTGTCGGCTCATAGATGGCTGCCCTGTGCTGGAAGACTTGTTCATAAGTGATGCTGATCCTTTGAAACCGTCATATTGTGGTGAGCACGTGGAAAGCGAAACTATCAAGCGGCTTGTGGTTTTTGTCAATCTTCCAAAAGGTTATCACCCCGAAGGAACTTATTTGAGAGCACCCAATCTTGTGCAACTGGACTATTCTTGTTATGTATCCGAGAATCATTGGTTTGATGATTTGGATTCGCTTGTCCAAGTCTGGCTGGATCTCAGGTTATGGGAGTCAACTTATGATTATGATTAcgatgatgaggatgatgatgaggctgctgctgctgctgatgatgatgatgattcctTTAATGATAAACATAAGGTAGCTATAATTGGTGATGTTTCACACCTAGTTGCGGGTATACGCAATATTACAACCCTTCACTTGTCTCCTGATTCTCTTGAG GCTTTTCATTTCTGCTGTGAATCCATGCCAATGTTCAACAACCTCCTTAATTTATCGATCGAGAGTGACAAGGAAAAAGGTTGGCAAGTAATGCCACTTCTGCTCAATAGTTGTCCAAATCTACACACTTTAGTCATCAAG GGTCTTGTGCACAGAATAACAAATAGATGCGGAGATGCATGTGCTTGCATCCCTAAGAAGCAGAGGAAGATTTTGGAGGAGGAGAAGACAATAAGTTGTTTATGGACATGTCAAGTGAAGGTGCTAGAGATTTTAGAGTATGGAGGTTCTTTTGAAGAGCTGAACCAGATGATGCATTTCTTAGGTAAGTTGGAATGTCTTGAAACTGTTAAAGTTGGTGTTAACTCGGACAAAGACGACCAGATTGAGTTCTTGCGAGCTAATCTACTGACTCTCCCCAAAGCTTCATCAAAGTGTGACATCCAATTCAGCTGA
- the LOC125593071 gene encoding F-box/LRR-repeat protein At1g48400-like isoform X2 encodes MKTFSRDLISSLPDELLGKILSLVPTKEAASTSILSKRWKNLLCLVDSLCFDDSMFMYPTKEGVASCGAAHRFLDFVDKTSALLNNSPIIKKLSLSRGHVYGSRCHAAACTHDHVKLCLDRCIWTAMERGLLELHLHADTCCGIHIMQELFTCKTLVTLTLSAIDHPDYCRLIDGCPVLEDLFISDADPLKPSYCGEHVESETIKRLVVFVNLPKGYHPEGTYLRAPNLVQLDYSCYVSENHWFDDLDSLVQVWLDLRLWESTYDYDYDDEDDDEAAAAADDDDDSFNDKHKVAIIGDVSHLVAGIRNITTLHLSPDSLEAFHFCCESMPMFNNLLNLSIESDKEKGWQVMPLLLNSCPNLHTLVIKGLVHRITNRCGDACACIPKKQRKILEEEKTISCLWTCQVKVLEILEYGGSFEELNQMMHFLGKLECLETVKVGVNSDKDDQIEFLRANLLTLPKASSKCDIQFS; translated from the exons ATGAAAACGTTTTCTAGAGATTTGATAAGTAGTTTGCCAGATGAGCTTCTTGGCAAAATCCTGTCTTTGGTTCCGACAAAAGAGGCTGCTTCTACATCGATCCTGTCCAAGAGGTGGAAGAATCTGCTGTGTCTTGTAGACAGCCTTTGTTTTGATGATTCGATGTTTATGTATCCCACCAAGGAAGGAGTCGCATCATGTGGTGCAGCACATCGCTTCTTAGATTTCGTGGACAAGACTTCTGCTCTGTTAAACAATTCTCCTATCATCAAAAAATTATCTCTGTCTCGCGGACATGTATATGGCAGTCGCTGTCACGCAGCAGCGTGTACGCATGATCATGTGAAACTTTGTTTGGACCGTTGCATTTGGACTGCTATGGAGCGGGGTTTATTGGAACTACACTTGCACGCTGACACTTGTTGTGGTATTCATATAATGCAAGAGTTGTTTACGTGCAAGACATTGGTTACGCTCACACTATCCG CCATTGATCATCCGGACTATTGTCGGCTCATAGATGGCTGCCCTGTGCTGGAAGACTTGTTCATAAGTGATGCTGATCCTTTGAAACCGTCATATTGTGGTGAGCACGTGGAAAGCGAAACTATCAAGCGGCTTGTGGTTTTTGTCAATCTTCCAAAAGGTTATCACCCCGAAGGAACTTATTTGAGAGCACCCAATCTTGTGCAACTGGACTATTCTTGTTATGTATCCGAGAATCATTGGTTTGATGATTTGGATTCGCTTGTCCAAGTCTGGCTGGATCTCAGGTTATGGGAGTCAACTTATGATTATGATTAcgatgatgaggatgatgatgaggctgctgctgctgctgatgatgatgatgattcctTTAATGATAAACATAAGGTAGCTATAATTGGTGATGTTTCACACCTAGTTGCGGGTATACGCAATATTACAACCCTTCACTTGTCTCCTGATTCTCTTGAG GCTTTTCATTTCTGCTGTGAATCCATGCCAATGTTCAACAACCTCCTTAATTTATCGATCGAGAGTGACAAGGAAAAAGGTTGGCAAGTAATGCCACTTCTGCTCAATAGTTGTCCAAATCTACACACTTTAGTCATCAAG GGTCTTGTGCACAGAATAACAAATAGATGCGGAGATGCATGTGCTTGCATCCCTAAGAAGCAGAGGAAGATTTTGGAGGAGGAGAAGACAATAAGTTGTTTATGGACATGTCAAGTGAAGGTGCTAGAGATTTTAGAGTATGGAGGTTCTTTTGAAGAGCTGAACCAGATGATGCATTTCTTAGGTAAGTTGGAATGTCTTGAAACTGTTAAAGTTGGTGTTAACTCGGACAAAGACGACCAGATTGAGTTCTTGCGAGCTAATCTACTGACTCTCCCCAAAGCTTCATCAAAGTGTGACATCCAATTCAGCTGA